CAGCGGCAGACGGATGCCCATGTCGAGCTGCAACTGCGACACGCGCGGCTCCTCGCGGGTAAACACGGTGCGCTCCACGCCGCCGGTGATGATCCGGTAGGGCGACTCGGTGGTGTAACCCAGCACCTTCGCGCGGCTGCCTTCGGCGACGTGGTGCTTGTCCACCCACGCGGCGTATCGCGGACTGATCACGAACAACCACTCGCCATCAGCGCTTTCGTGCGCAATCACAACCGGCGTCCCGGGGAACAGCGCGCTCTCCTGCAACCGGTCGATGTCGGTATCGCCGCGACTGCTGAAGATGCGCATCGTGGTCGGCAGGCCACGCATGTCGGTGCGGTGCACCACCAGTCCGTAGCGGGTCGCCTGATCGGCGGGGACGGCTTGCACGGCGGTGTTGGCGAACATAGCGTCGATCGCTTCCACGGCGACTTCGTCTCCCTCCACATCCCAGCGCGGCGTCGTGGGACGCGACGACGCGTCGTCCAGCCATTTGCGGACCTGATTGCCGTCAAGGCGGGCAGGCAGTTTGTCGAGGTCATGCATTGAGCCATCGAGCTCGAACAGGCGACGGTTCTGCGCGTCGATGGCCGGGGTATCCAGCAGAACCCGGTCGGGCGCGGCCATCGCCGATGTCCAATAGTCCGGCGATAGCATCGCCTCGTCGATGATTCCGACCACGCCGTGCGCAGGGACAGGCGCCGCTGTAGCCACGGGGGCCACGATGGTCGCGGGAGGCAGCGCGTGCAGAGGCTGGGAGATCCCGCCGGCCAGCAACAGGCCCACGGCAAGTAGAGTGATGCGCATCGTTGTTCTCGGTTCTGGGGCGCGTGGCACGGCGCGCGCGAAGTTTGCCGTCACTGCGGAATACGTGATTCTTATATCATGCTATCGCGGAATATATTATTGCTTCCCGTCGCGCGGCATGCTAAACATCGCCTTGAATCATCGGCTTGAGGCAGGCACTGATGCACGGGGTCACAAACGCGATCGCTACTGACAGCCTGGGGCAACCGGGCCGTTCCACCAGGAACGGCGTTGGTTGGCCCGGAGTGCGGCGGTGACCACGATGATTGCCCACGGCATCGTGCTCGCGATCGCCATGGCGATGAGCGCGGATGCCGCGAGCCAGGGACCGCAGCCGGCCGCGCAGACCGGCCCCGAGATTGCGTCTGCGGCGACCCAGGCCCGTAGCGGCGAGCTCGATGCAATCGTGCAAATGGTGGACGCGGGGTACTTCAAAAAAGCCGAGTCTGCAATCACTTCCGCCCTTGAGCGGGCGGCAGGAGCCAATCCAGCACGTGAGGCGCTCCTGTTCGAACGTGAGCGCATGCGCCGGATACTGATGGATTTCAGTCTTGAGGAATCCGAGGCGCTTGCGCAGTTGAGGCAACAGGTGCCAGATCTCCGCCAGGCGGAGTTCGATGAGTGGGCGGATGCCGGACTGATCGAGCATCGCGTGATCGATGGGCGGAAGCTGTATTTCAACCGCTCGATTTCCAACCTGTTCCGCCTCAGCCCCGAAGCCGCCGAACGACGAGCGGACCCGAAGCCGTTCCGCGACGGTCCGATGGAATCGTTCAATGCGCACCACATTGCGATCGCCGAGGCAGCGATGTCCAGTGGCAAAAGCAGCGTGTTGCCCCAGCAGGTCCGTGTCACCCAGACGCTTACGGTCAACGCCGACGCGGTCCCGGCCGGTGAAGCGGTACAGGCCTGGATTCCATTTCCCAGGGAGATCCCCGGCCAGCAGGAAGACATCCGGCTTCTGGACAGCGAGCCCGCAAAAGCCGATGTGGCAGCGGCGTCCGTCGCCCAGCGCACGGTTCATATGGAAAAGCCGGCGCGCGCCGGGCAGCCCACGACGTTCAGCGTCCAATATGAGATGACTGTCTACGCGCGCTACCACGACATCGACGGTGAGCGTGTACTACCGACGCCGAACGACCCGGCGCTGGCCGAGAGCCTTGCCGAGCGACCACCCCACGTCGTCTTCACCCCGGCCTTGCGTGCATTTTCGCGGGATGTGGTGGGCAATGAAACCAACCCGTACCGCATCACGCAGAAGCTGTTCGCCGCCGTCGACCGCATTCCGTGGGCGGGCGCGCGCGAATATTCGACAATCTCGAATATCAGCGAACACGCGTTGCGTACGGGCTTCGCCGATTGCGGACAGCAGACCCTGCTTTTGATCACTTTGCTCCGGCTCAACGGAATCCCGGCGCGCTGGCAATCCGGGATGGTCTACTCCGACTCGCAGGTGGGTGGCGCCGATCGTGCCGGCTATTGGAACCTCCACGACTGGGGGCAGGTGTATCTGGCGCCTTATGGCTGGGTTCCGATGGACGTGACAACAGGGAGGATGCCCGGCGCGATAGACGGGCAGGGCAGGAGCCTGGAGTGGTTCTATCTGGGGGGCTGGACGCCTACCGGATTGCTTTCAATGACGACTTCAGCACGCCATTCGAGCCAGCCAAGCGTCATTTCCGGTCCGAGACGGTGGACTCGCAACGCGGCGAGGTCGAATGGAGCGGTGGAAATCTGTACTTCGATCAATGGACCTATGACTTCAATACGGAGGTCCTGCTGCCTTAGGGGGTGACTGCAGGACCTGAGTTTTCACAAACCTTTCGGGAGAGGGGAAATGCGACACACACGATTGCGCAAGAGCGTACTGAGCCTGGCCACGGGCATGTGCCTGGCAGCCATGGTGCCCACGGTAGCCATGGCGCAGAGCGTCACAGGTGCCGTGGCGGGTCGCGCGGAAGCGGGCACGCAGGTAACCATCACCAGCACCACAACGGGGGTGTCGCGCTCCGCCCAAGCGGCGGGAGACGGCAGTTACAGGATCGGTCAATTGCCTCCGGGCGATTACATTCTTACCTCCGGATCGGGAGCGCCAGTTTCTGTCAGCGTTTCGCTGGGAGGTACGACTACCGTCAACTTGACGAGTGGCGGCACCGTAAACATGGCTGCCGTGCAGGTGGTTGGTTCGCGAGTGGTCAATCGCGTGGACGTCCGTTCCACCGAGTCCTCGACCAACGTTACCCGCGAGCAGTTGGCCAAATTGCCGGTGGATCAGAGTCTGGCTTCCGTTGCGCTGCTGGCGCCGGGCGTGGTCGACTCGGGCGCGAGCTTCGGCGGACTTTCGTTCGGCGGCTCCTCGGTGGCGGAGAACGTCGCCTACATCAATGGCTTGAACGTCACCGACCCCTATCGTCGCCAGGGGTTCTCATCGGTGCCCTTCGCGTTCTACGAGGAGTTCCAGATCAAGACCGGCGGCTATTCGGCGGAGTTTGGCCGTAGCACCGGTGGCGTCATCAACGCCGTGACCCGTTCAGGCGGCAACGAGTTCCATGCCGGCGCAGAAGTGACGATGGAACCGGCGGCCTTCTCTTCCTCCAGAAAGGACCGCTTCCACCGGGACGGCAGCATTGTTGAGCAGGACCGCATGAGCCGGGATGACTCGTCGTTCACCAAGGCCAACGTCTGGGCGTCCGGTGCCATCGTGCAGGACAAGCTGTTTTTCTTCGGCATTTACGAGAAGCGCGACAGCAACCCCCGGGATATCGATACGATCGAGGCTTGGTACACGGAGAGCAACAACGACTTCTGGGGTGCCAAGCTCGACTGGCAGATCAATGACAATCACCTGCTGGAACTGCTCGCTTTTTCGGACAAATCCGAGTCAGACACTCTCAGCTACAAGTATGACTGGGATACCGCCACGCGCGGCGCTGCCCAGGGTGGAAGCTCGGTCGGCTCAGGCGGTGACAACTGGTCGCTGACGTATACCGGCAGCTTCACCCAGAACTTCGTCGCCAAGGCGATGTACGGCGTGAACGAGCGAAGCGCGTCCTCTTACAGTCAGTGGGACCCCTACTGCAGCATTCTGGATCGCGACGGCACCTACAACTCGATTTTCGGCCCGGCAACCAGGCGCGAAGGCTGTGCCCCGAGTAAGAACAGCGTCAGCAACCGGGACGACAAGCGCGAGGCCGCGCGCCTCGACTTCGAATGGACGCTGGGCGACCATCTGGTGCGCTTCGGCGCCGACCAGGAAATCATGGACTCCACGAGTTCATCCGTTTTCCCCGGTGACGGAATGCGCTACAGGCTGATGGGGGCCGCACCTGACCCGGATATTTCCAATCCCCCCAACAACGGGGTTCTTCCGAACGGCACACCAATCCCACTGGACGTGCATGCCTACCTCGACGGGCGTTACAAGGTCACCGGTGCCCCGGTCAGCACCAAGGCGCAGGCGATCTATATCGAGGACAACTGGAGTGTTACCCCGAACCTGCTGCTGAACCTCGGTCTGCGCGCCGATAAATTCGAAAACACACTCGCTTCGGGCGTGACCTTCGCCAAGGCTGACTTCGGCGACATGATCTCGCCGCGCTTGGGTTTCAGTTGGGACATGAAGGGCGATGGCAGAACCAAGGTGTTCGGCAACGCGGGTCGTTACTACATTCCGCTGACCAACAAGCTCACCGACTACTTCGGCGGAGGCACCACCGACGAGCACACGTATTACGTGTTGGACGGCTGGGAAGAGCGGATCGATCCAATTCTCGGTACCACCTACCTGTATCCGATCATTGGCCAGCAACTTGGTCCGGTCAACACGGAAGGCAACGCCCCCGCACCTGATGATGTCCGCACCGCTGTGGCTCGCGATCTGAAGCAGGTCTACCAGGATGAGTTCATCCTCGGCTTCCAGCAGGCGCTCAACAACACCTGGTCGTACGGCGTCAACGCCACCTATCGCGAGATGACCCGTGCGGTGGAAGACGTAAGCATCCGCCATGTGGAAGGTTGCCCCTGGTACTCCGGCGACTGGCCCATCCTCAACCCGGGTGAAAGCAATACGCTGTGGTGCCCGGACACTCAGGATTGGGTGTCGTTCGATAGCTCCCAAGACGGCTACATCACGTCCGGCAGCAACATCGTGATGGGCTACAAAAAGCCCAAGCGCACCTACAAGGCTGTCGAATTCCAGTTGGACCGCGCATGGGATGACAAGTGGGCACTGAACGTCAGCTACCTCTGGTCCAAGTCCGACGGCAATATCGAAGGCCCGGTGAACTCGGATACCGGCTACAACGACACAAGTCTGGTGCAGCACTACGACCATCCGGCCGTGAACGAACGTTTCGGTCCCACGTTCAACGACCACCGCCACCAGATCAAGGCGCGCGGCAGTTTCAAGTTCAACGACATGTGGAGCGTTGGTGCCACGGTGTCTGCGCGCTCGGGTGGTCCGATCACGGCGTTTGGCGTGCGTTGGCCCAATGACAACCGCAGCGCCGGCGGTCCGAGCGAGTACAGCGGTGGCGGATCCGGGTGGCTGTGCAACTCCGGCTGCGACGACTACACGACGCGGGACATGACCTACTCGCCGCGTGGCGCTTTCGGTCGGATGCCGTGGGTGAAGGATGTGGGCCTCAGCGTGACCTGGACGCTCCCGGTCGAGCACATCGACCTGAAGGCTCGCCTGTCCATCTACAACCTGCTCAACAGCCAGACCATGGTCAACGTGCATTCCCGTTACGAAAGCACCCCCGGCAACAAGATGCCGTACTTCGGGGAAGCCACGAACTGGCAGTCGCCGCGTTATGCACAGCTGGTGGTTACCTACGCCTTCTGATGCACGCTTGGCTGTCTTGATATTGGCCAGGGCGCCCCGGAGATCATCCGGGGCGCCCCGGGGTCCGACAAGGAGTTGCAAAGTTGGTGGCTAATCACGTTTACACCGCGGCCGCATTAGCGGCCGCATTCTTTCTGGCCCCGGCGAACGCCCAGGCATCGCCGCAGGCTGCGCTGCCATCCGCTGAGGTCACTACTGCGGTCGACGACGTGGTCGCCCGGTACGAGTTGCCGGGCATCGCCGTAGGCGTCGTCGTTGACGGCAAGGTCCGGCACTGGGAAGTACGCGGCGAGACGGCTGCGGGAAGTGGCGAGCGCGTGGGCCGCGATACGCTGTTCAAGGTTGCGTCAAACACCAAGGCGATGACAGCGGCTTTGCTCGCGCGCCAGGTCGATGCCGGCCTGCTGGCCTGGGACGACCCGGTGGTGAAGCACCTGCCCGGGTTCCGGATGTACGAGGACTGGGTTACCAGGGAAATGCAGGTGCGCGACCTGTTGATCCACAACAGCGGCATGGGGCCGGGCGCCGGCGACCTGATGCTGTGGCCCGAGCCGAACCATTTCACCCGCGACGACGTGATTGCAGGGCTGGAATACCTCAAGCCGCGCTGGAGCTTCCGCTCCCGCTATGCCTACGACAACACGCTCTACATCGTCGCCGGCGAAGTCGCCGCCGCCGTGGGTGGAGCTCCGTATGACGTGCTGTTGCGGCGCGAAGTCTTCGAGCCGCTGGGAATGGACGGCTGCCGGATCGGCGAGTGGCGGATCTCGGAGGCGGGCAGCGTAGCCTCGCCACACGTAAAGCGCCAGGGGCAGTGGATAGCGAGGCAGGACGGCGAAGTCGTGGCGGACATGCCGATGGCGGCGGCCGGCGGGGTGCGTTGCAGTCTGGACAGCATGCTGCGGTGGACGCAGACGTGGCTGGCCGAAGAGGGCGATACACCGCATTCCGGGTGGCTTTCAAAGAAGCAGCGCGAGGCAGTCTGGACGCCTCACATGCCGATGCCGCTCACATCGCGCATGCGCGAATGGAACAAGAGCCACTTCTACGCTTATGGCTACGGCTGGCGCCTGAGCGACGTGGACGGCACTGCCAAGGTGGCCCACACCGGCACGCTTTCGGGCATGTATTCCGCGGTGACCCTGCTGCCGGAGTTGGGCACGGGCTTCGTGATCCTGATCAACGGTGAGGCGGGAGAGGCGCGCACGGTGCTGGAACAGGTCCTGACCAAGCACTTCACTGCGCCTGGGCAAAACCGCACCGTCGCTTACTACGCGGAGGATCTGGCCCGCGAAAGGGCGGCTCCTGAATCGAGTGCCGCCAGACAATCGTCGGGAGCCCCGGTCGCAGATGCGAGAGCTTCTGCGCCTCGGTCTATCGCGTCTTCCAGCGAGCTGGCGCCCTGGCTCGGCGAGTACCGCGACCCCTGGTTTGGCGACGTCTCGATCTGCCCGTCAGACTCCGGAGCGCGATTCGAGTCGGCCAATTCACCGCGCCTTTCAGGACCGGTATTCAATGCAGCAGGGCGTTTCCTGGTCGATTTCGAGGCCCTGGAGTCGGATGCGGATGCCTGGCTGGATTTTGCGAACGATTCGCCTGACGGAAAGAAGCAACTCACGATGGCGAAGGTCGATCCCGACGCGGACTTCAGCTACGACTATGAGGACCTGCATTTCCGGCGCACGGGTGAGTGTGCAAGTCAATGAGTTTTGCCGCCCCCAACCCGACCCGGACTGACCCCCTACGCTCAACCCGGAGACCCGGATGTTGCGAACTGACCCTGCCAGGAAGCCTCTGTCGTTTCCCCTGCTGGGAGGGTTCTTCATTGCCATCCTCCTCGGTGCCTGCGCGATGACCCCGGCTGGCGGCGAACTTTCGGCCGAAGCGGCAGACGAAGCAGATTCTGCGGTGGTGACAAAGAAGATCGACCAGCTGATGAACCGCTATGCCGGCAGCGGTCCGGGGGCGTCGCTGCTGGTTGTGCGCGCTGGCAAGCCGGCGATCCGTCGATCCTATGGGATGGCAGACGTCGAGAAAGCGGTGCCTGTCACGCCGGCGACGAATTTCCGGCTGGCCTCCGTCAGCAAGCAGTTCACCGCCGCGGCGATTCTTCTCCTGGTCGAGGATGGGCGCCTGACGCTGGAGGATCGGGTTGGCAAGTGGCTGCCGGAGCTGCCCGCCGCGACTGCGGCGATCACGATTCGCCACCTGCTGACTCATGTCTCCGGCCTGATCGACTACGAGGATGAAATGTCCGCCGAGCTGGACCGCCAGGTCCACGATGCCGACGTCCTGCAGATCCTGGCCGAGCTGGATCGGACCTACTTTCCGCCGGGTAGCGATTTCCGCTACAGCAACAGTGCATACGCGCTTCTGGCGCTGATCGTTGAGCGCATCTCCGGTGAGGAATACCCCGCGTTCCTGGAGAACAGGATTTTCCGACCTCTGGGAATGAGCACTACGCTGGCCTTCGTGGACGGCGGGCCGGGGGTCGAGAATCGCGCCTACGGCTACAGCCGGAAAGACGGCATCTGGGTGCGGACTGACCAAAGCCCGACCAGCGCAGTCCTGGGTGACGGCGGAATCTACTCATCCATCGACGACCTGGCCAAGTGGAACGCCGCGCTCGGCGACGACCGTTTGTTGTCTGACGAGTCACGCGACCTGGCGTTCACCGCGGCCGTGTCGACCAACGATCCGGGAGTCGACTACGGTCTTGGCTGGTACGTCGGCAAAGACCGGGTATGGCATTCGGGCGAGACGATCGGCTTCCGCAATGTACTCGTGCGATACCCGAAGCAGGGTCTGGCGGTGGTCATCCTGAGCAACCGCAACGACCCCGAACCGATGGCAACCGCCCTGGCCATCTCGGCCCTGTTTCAGCAATAGGCAATTGGCAGCACCCGCACGGCCGCATTCGCCGGACGTACGGAAGTTGAGGGCATGAAAAAAGCGGCCACCTCGGCCGCTTTCTCCATCACACGGCCCGGCTGTGGCAGCCGGGCCGGCAAAAAGTGTGCGTCAGGCGGCCTTCTTGGCCAGGTCGCGCAACACGTAGTGCAGGATGCCACCATTGCGGTAGTACTCGACTTCCTTGGGCGTGAGCAACAACACGTCCACCTCGAAGCGCTTCTCGCTGCCGTCGGCCCTGGTCGCGAGCACCGTGGCGGTCTTGGACGCGCCGTCGTTCAAGCCGGTCACGCTGATCATCTCCGAGCCGTCCAGACCGTGCGCCACTGCGCTTTCACCCGCCTTGAACTGCAGCGGGAGCACGCCCATGCCGACCAGGTTGGAACGGTGGATGCGCTCGAAGCTTTCGGCGATGACTGCCTTGACACCCAGCAGGATCGTGCCCTTGGCCGCCCAGTCGCGCGACGAGCCGGTGCCGTATTCCTTGCCGGCAAACACCACCAGTGGCACGCCTTCGGCCTTGTACTTCATGGCCGCGTCGTAGATGTCCATCTGCGTGCCGTTGCCGTCCTTGTCGAAGTGCCTGGTGAAGCCGCCTTCCACGTTGTCCAGCATCTGATTGCGGATGCGGATGTTGGCGAATGTGCCGCGCACCATCACGTCGTCATTGCCGCGGCGTGAGCCGTAGCTGTTGAAGTCGGGTGGCTGCACGCCGCGCGACTCCAGGAACCGGCCCGCGGGCGAGTCCGCCTTGATGGCACCCGCCGGCGAGATGTGGTCGGTCGTGATCGAGTCACCAAACAGCCCCATGATCCGCGCACCGCGGATGTCGTCGATCGACGCAACCTCCATCGTCATGCCATCGAAGTAGGGCGGGTTCTTGATGTAGGTGGAGCCCTCGTCCCAGGCGAAGGATTCGCCGTCGGGCGACTCGATCTCGTTCCAGCGGGCATCGCCCTTGAACACGTCGGCGTAGTTCTGTGCAAACAACTCCGGCCCAACGGTGGCAGCGATCGTGTCGCTGATTTCCTTGTTCGTAGGCCAGATGTCACGCAGATAGACGTCGTTGCCGTCCTGGTCCTTGCCGAGCGAATCGTTGGCCAGATCGATGTCGATCGTGCCGGCGATGGCGTAGGCGACCACCAGCGGCGGGGAAGCGAGATAGTTCATCTTCACTTCGGCGTGGATGCGGCCCTCGAAGTTGCGGTTGCCCGACAGCACCGCCGCGACGGCCAGATCGTTCTCGGCGATGCCGCGCGAGACCTCTTCCGCCAACGGACCGGAGTTGCCGATGCAGGTCGTGCAGCCGTAGCCGACGATGTAGAAGTTGAGCTTCTCCAGGTCGGTCAGCAGCCCCGCTTTTTCGAGGTAGTCGGTCACCACGCGCGAGCCTGGGCCGATGGAGGTCTTCACCCAGGGTGCGGACTTCAGGCCCTTCGCGGCGGCCTTGCGGGCCACCAGGCCGGCACCGATCATCACCGCCGGGTTGGAGGTGTTGGTGCAGGAGGTGATCGCCGCAATCACCAGCGAACCATCGGTCAGCTCGTGTTTTTCGTCGTGCAGGCTGATAGTGGAGATCGGCTTGGCGGCCAGTCGTTCGGCCTGCGGCTGCGCGCCTCCTTCTTCCTTCATTTCGATGACCGCGCATCCGACGCCGCGGTTACTGGTGAAGCCCTTGACGTTGGTGCGGAAGTTTTCCTGCATGTCGCTCAGCAACACCCGGTCCTGCGGCCGCTTCGGGCCCGCGAGCGAGGGCTGAACCTGACTCATGTCCAGTGTCAGCGTCGCGGAATATTTGGCGTCGGGCTGGCCAGGCTCATGCCACATGCCCTGGGCCTTGGCATACGCCTCCACCAGCGCGATCTGCTCTTCGCTGCGACCGGAAAGTCGCAGGTACTTCACCGCTTCAGCGTCCACCGGGAAGATGCCGCAGGTCGCGCCGTACTCGGGCGACATGTTGCCGATGGTGGCGCGATCGGCCAGCGGAAGGTGCTGCAGGCCCTCGCCGAAGAATTCGACGAACTTGCCGACCACGCCGTACTTGCGCAGCATCTCGGTCACGGTGAGCACCAGATCGGTGGCGGTCGCGCCCTCGGGCAACTGGCCGGTCAGCTTCATGCCGACCACCTGGGGAATGAGCATCGAAGAGGGCTGGCCGAGCATGGCGGCCTCCGCCTCGATGCCGCCCACGCCCCAGCCGAGCACGCCGATGCCGTTGATCATCGTGGTGTGGCTGTCGGTGCCGAAGACCGTGTCGGGATAGGCGAACAGCTTGCCGTCGATCTCGCGCTCCATCACTACGCGGGCGAGCTTTTCCAAGTTGACCTGGTGGACGATGCCGGTGTTGGGCGGGACGACCTTGAAGTTCTCCAGCGCCTTCTGGCCCCAGCGCAGGAAGCCATAGCGCTCCTTGTTGCGCTCGAACTCGATCCGCCCGTTGATGTCCAGCGCGTCGGATCGACCGTAGACATCCACCTGTACCGAGTGGTCGATCACCAGCTCGGAAGGGATCTGCGGATTGATCTGGTTCGGCCTGCCGCCCAGCCGGGTGACCGCATCGCGCATCGCGGCGAAGTCGACCACGCATGGCACGCCGGTGAAGTCCTGCAGGACGACGCGGGCGGGCATGAAGGCGATCTCGCGCGCGGACTCGGCATTCGGATCCCAATTGGCCACCGCCTCGATGTGCTCGGTGCCAACCGTCATGCCGCCATCCTCGTGGCGCAACAGGTTCTCCAGCAGGACCTTCATCGAATAGGGGAGTCGGGCGATGTCGAACTTTTCGCCCAGCTTGCGGAGGCTGAAATAGTTGTATTGCTTGCCGTTGGCCTCGAGGCGGTCGAGCGTTGAGAACGAGTCGGTCGTCATGGGGGGAGCTCCTTGTTGCGGATGGCGTGCGGGACAGGGCTGGGGCGGCCCGTCTCCTTGCGATGTTGTTGGCAGCTGGTACGGGGGCAGTGGCGAACAGCGACAGATTGCGGGATCCACCCACGAGGGGACCCAGCTTACAAGGCCAGGCGTGTTGATCGCGTCATCACGTTGGTGAACGCGGCGCCGATTCCACTGGCGCTCGCCTCTACCTGGACTGGACAGAGTATGCCTGAAAAAGTATGTATTATGAAGACATACTCCTATTTGCGGACCTTATGGACGTTACCGTTGCAGAGCGCGGCCAGATCACTTTGCCCAAAGCTGTGCGTGACGCGCTGGGGTTGAGCAAGGGCACGCTGCTGAAAGTGGAACTCGAGGGCAGCCGCATCATCCTGAGCAAGAGCGTCGACGACGCGCTGTCACGGGTTCGTGGCAAGTTCGAGGTGGACAGGGTCGAACCGGACGACAGCAAACCGGGCTCATCGCGCGACAGTGGACAGCGGCGATGATCGCGGTCGACGCGCCGGTCGTTGTTGAGCTTCTCAGCGATGGACCACAGGCCGATGCGGTCGAATCGTGTCTCCGCCAGGCGCTTGTCGCCGGTCGGGTCGTGATCTGCAGCGTAACGCTCGCGGAAATCTGTGCCTCGCTGCGCGGCGGGTCGCAGGTGCACGAGGCACTGGAAGAAATGGGCCTGCATTTCAGTCCGCTGGAGGCCAAGTCCGCGCTGCGTGCTGGTGAGATGCAACGCCGGCACCGCGAGCGCAGCGGCGCATCGGAACGATTGGCCAACTTCTTGGTGGGAGCCCATGCGCTGCTCCAGTGCGACGCGCTCATCACCTGGAACGACTCGTTCTATCGGGATTATTTCAAGGGTCTCAAGCTGATCGTCCCGCGCCCCTGATCGCGGATCCAGACTCGCCCCGCAGGGGTGCCTTGTGATCGTGGTTCAGCCGCCCAGATGCGCGTTCACTGCCGCAGCGAGATCGCGCCTGCGCAGAATGAAATCGAGGAATCCACCGCCCGACTGACGCCACAGCACCGCCGAGCGGATCGCCGACAGCAGCACGGCGCGCACCTCGGCGACCACCGCCGGCTGCCCGAGATAGTGCGGGTTGCCCTGCACCAGCACGCGCGGTCGCAGGTTGCTCAGCGTTTTCGAGTAAAGCCCGCCAAGCGCGGCGAGCACTTCGGGATGGGCGACGCCCAGCTCATCGGCCTTGTCCTTCTGCGCGAGGATGCCTTCCTGCACTTCGCTGACCATGTCCATGTCGGCAACGAAGCGGCGCTCCAGCTGGGTGACGGACAGGGCCAGCCGCGGCAGCTGCGCGTCCTTTGTGGTCCCACCGAAGTAGTCCCGCAGCAACAACAGCCCCGGCCTCAACGCCGCCGCACCGCCATAGACATCGGCCACGGACGCGGCGTCGATCTGGAAGACCGAGCTGAGCATGGTTTCCAGCACCGAAGCCTCCGCCTGCCCGGTATCGGCAATGCGCCTTACCTGCGCCAGGGCCTGGGCGAGCCCGGCAAGCGCCAACACGCGGTCGGACATCGGGTTGAAGCGGGTGCTGGGCGA
The genomic region above belongs to Lysobacter avium and contains:
- a CDS encoding serine hydrolase domain-containing protein; its protein translation is MANHVYTAAALAAAFFLAPANAQASPQAALPSAEVTTAVDDVVARYELPGIAVGVVVDGKVRHWEVRGETAAGSGERVGRDTLFKVASNTKAMTAALLARQVDAGLLAWDDPVVKHLPGFRMYEDWVTREMQVRDLLIHNSGMGPGAGDLMLWPEPNHFTRDDVIAGLEYLKPRWSFRSRYAYDNTLYIVAGEVAAAVGGAPYDVLLRREVFEPLGMDGCRIGEWRISEAGSVASPHVKRQGQWIARQDGEVVADMPMAAAGGVRCSLDSMLRWTQTWLAEEGDTPHSGWLSKKQREAVWTPHMPMPLTSRMREWNKSHFYAYGYGWRLSDVDGTAKVAHTGTLSGMYSAVTLLPELGTGFVILINGEAGEARTVLEQVLTKHFTAPGQNRTVAYYAEDLARERAAPESSAARQSSGAPVADARASAPRSIASSSELAPWLGEYRDPWFGDVSICPSDSGARFESANSPRLSGPVFNAAGRFLVDFEALESDADAWLDFANDSPDGKKQLTMAKVDPDADFSYDYEDLHFRRTGECASQ
- a CDS encoding serine hydrolase domain-containing protein, whose protein sequence is MTPAGGELSAEAADEADSAVVTKKIDQLMNRYAGSGPGASLLVVRAGKPAIRRSYGMADVEKAVPVTPATNFRLASVSKQFTAAAILLLVEDGRLTLEDRVGKWLPELPAATAAITIRHLLTHVSGLIDYEDEMSAELDRQVHDADVLQILAELDRTYFPPGSDFRYSNSAYALLALIVERISGEEYPAFLENRIFRPLGMSTTLAFVDGGPGVENRAYGYSRKDGIWVRTDQSPTSAVLGDGGIYSSIDDLAKWNAALGDDRLLSDESRDLAFTAAVSTNDPGVDYGLGWYVGKDRVWHSGETIGFRNVLVRYPKQGLAVVILSNRNDPEPMATALAISALFQQ
- a CDS encoding C40 family peptidase, whose amino-acid sequence is MRITLLAVGLLLAGGISQPLHALPPATIVAPVATAAPVPAHGVVGIIDEAMLSPDYWTSAMAAPDRVLLDTPAIDAQNRRLFELDGSMHDLDKLPARLDGNQVRKWLDDASSRPTTPRWDVEGDEVAVEAIDAMFANTAVQAVPADQATRYGLVVHRTDMRGLPTTMRIFSSRGDTDIDRLQESALFPGTPVVIAHESADGEWLFVISPRYAAWVDKHHVAEGSRAKVLGYTTESPYRIITGGVERTVFTREEPRVSQLQLDMGIRLPLADVPPNKPVNGQHPYAAYVLQMPVRNEDGSLGMAPALLPRRADSAADYLALTPANLVDQGFKFLGERYGWGHAYGTRDCSGFVSEIYRSMGVELPRNTSAQAVSPALEHITFERNDDAAKRKAAVAQLQVGDLVYIPGHVMMVIGHHGGMTYLIHDTHGGRYRGDDGELVSMALNGVVVTPLEPMMFSETESYIDRMTSIVRPHGALRLPSH
- a CDS encoding TonB-dependent receptor, which codes for MRHTRLRKSVLSLATGMCLAAMVPTVAMAQSVTGAVAGRAEAGTQVTITSTTTGVSRSAQAAGDGSYRIGQLPPGDYILTSGSGAPVSVSVSLGGTTTVNLTSGGTVNMAAVQVVGSRVVNRVDVRSTESSTNVTREQLAKLPVDQSLASVALLAPGVVDSGASFGGLSFGGSSVAENVAYINGLNVTDPYRRQGFSSVPFAFYEEFQIKTGGYSAEFGRSTGGVINAVTRSGGNEFHAGAEVTMEPAAFSSSRKDRFHRDGSIVEQDRMSRDDSSFTKANVWASGAIVQDKLFFFGIYEKRDSNPRDIDTIEAWYTESNNDFWGAKLDWQINDNHLLELLAFSDKSESDTLSYKYDWDTATRGAAQGGSSVGSGGDNWSLTYTGSFTQNFVAKAMYGVNERSASSYSQWDPYCSILDRDGTYNSIFGPATRREGCAPSKNSVSNRDDKREAARLDFEWTLGDHLVRFGADQEIMDSTSSSVFPGDGMRYRLMGAAPDPDISNPPNNGVLPNGTPIPLDVHAYLDGRYKVTGAPVSTKAQAIYIEDNWSVTPNLLLNLGLRADKFENTLASGVTFAKADFGDMISPRLGFSWDMKGDGRTKVFGNAGRYYIPLTNKLTDYFGGGTTDEHTYYVLDGWEERIDPILGTTYLYPIIGQQLGPVNTEGNAPAPDDVRTAVARDLKQVYQDEFILGFQQALNNTWSYGVNATYREMTRAVEDVSIRHVEGCPWYSGDWPILNPGESNTLWCPDTQDWVSFDSSQDGYITSGSNIVMGYKKPKRTYKAVEFQLDRAWDDKWALNVSYLWSKSDGNIEGPVNSDTGYNDTSLVQHYDHPAVNERFGPTFNDHRHQIKARGSFKFNDMWSVGATVSARSGGPITAFGVRWPNDNRSAGGPSEYSGGGSGWLCNSGCDDYTTRDMTYSPRGAFGRMPWVKDVGLSVTWTLPVEHIDLKARLSIYNLLNSQTMVNVHSRYESTPGNKMPYFGEATNWQSPRYAQLVVTYAF